In Mastigocladopsis repens PCC 10914, a single window of DNA contains:
- a CDS encoding 16S rRNA (uracil(1498)-N(3))-methyltransferase, with amino-acid sequence MSQLQRIAIAPSQLQQEQILLTPQQQHYLGRVLRLRLRDRFIAMDGKGKWWLAQLQGEKAQVLEPLPVETELPVSITLMVALPKGNGFDDVVRCCTELGVAVIAPVVSDRTLLNPSPQKLERWLRIAQEAAEQSERAFVPTILEPVSFSTGLVTETATHRYICEARGSYPHLREAINQVSTTSEMIIAIGPEGGWTQKELDCAIDARFQPVSLGRRILRAVTAPIVALSIVAAELESVAFN; translated from the coding sequence ATGTCACAACTGCAACGAATCGCGATCGCACCCTCTCAATTACAACAAGAGCAAATCTTGCTCACGCCTCAACAACAACATTATCTGGGGCGTGTTTTGCGCTTGCGCTTGCGCGATCGCTTCATAGCAATGGATGGCAAAGGGAAATGGTGGTTGGCGCAGCTACAAGGAGAAAAAGCGCAGGTTTTAGAACCACTGCCAGTAGAAACCGAATTACCTGTATCAATTACACTAATGGTCGCTTTGCCGAAAGGCAATGGATTTGATGATGTAGTACGGTGTTGTACTGAGTTGGGAGTAGCCGTTATTGCTCCAGTGGTGAGCGATCGCACTTTACTCAATCCCAGTCCTCAAAAACTCGAACGTTGGCTGCGTATTGCACAAGAAGCTGCAGAGCAATCAGAACGCGCCTTTGTCCCTACGATATTAGAACCTGTTTCTTTTAGCACTGGTCTTGTCACAGAGACAGCGACTCATCGTTATATTTGTGAGGCGCGTGGCAGTTATCCTCATTTAAGAGAGGCAATCAATCAAGTGTCTACCACATCTGAGATGATCATTGCGATTGGACCAGAGGGAGGATGGACCCAAAAAGAGCTAGACTGTGCTATTGACGCTAGATTTCAACCAGTTTCTCTCGGTCGTCGCATCTTGCGAGCAGTGACAGCCCCGATTGTTGCCTTATCTATTGTGGCAGCTGAGTTAGAATCGGTGGCATTCAATTGA
- the sir gene encoding sulfite reductase, ferredoxin dependent — MVKSAPPLTTSRKPSKVEALKERSNSLREPVATEILQDTNHFSEDAIQILKFHGSYQQDNRDNRIKGQEKDYQFMLRTKNPGGLVPPQLYLTLDKLADEYGNHTLRATTRQGFQLHGILKKNLKASMAAIINSMGSTLGACGDLNRNVMAPPAPFKNKPEYQFAWEYADNIAQLLTPQTGAYYEIWLDGEKAISAEENPEVKAAREKNGTGTIFHDKEEPIYGTYYMPRKFKVCVTVPGDNSIDLYSQDLTLVVITNDNGELEGFDVFAGGGLGRTHNKEETFARLADPICYVDKDDVYDIVKAIVATQRDYGDRTDRRHARLKYLIHDWGVEKFQSMVEKYFGKPLEPFKPLPEFKYEDFLGWNEQGDGKLFLGISVDNGRIKDEGNFQLKTALREIVEQFNLPIRLTPHHNVIFYDIEPKKKQAIQKILNRCGVVFEPEKIDPLVRYAMACPALPTCGLAITESERAIPGILDRIHALLDKLGLQNEHFVVRMTGCPNGCARPYMAELGFVGSAPESYQVWLGGSPNQTRLALPYMERLHHNDIETQLEPIFAYFKEQRQPEEKFGDFCDRVGFDAIREFAAKYESQTVAPPEITDDADGLVETMADSTTAPVTEESERQEVAIAYGRASLNANTTTATSKTRRRITLQDEVYNKLKEISQRQGKPMTNLVNEALLDYLKNL, encoded by the coding sequence ATGGTTAAATCTGCCCCTCCCCTGACCACAAGCCGTAAGCCTTCCAAAGTAGAAGCCCTCAAGGAACGCAGCAATTCTTTGCGTGAACCTGTGGCAACTGAGATACTCCAGGACACGAATCACTTTAGTGAAGATGCAATACAAATACTAAAGTTCCATGGTTCTTACCAGCAAGATAACCGTGACAATCGGATCAAGGGACAGGAAAAAGATTACCAGTTCATGCTGCGGACAAAAAATCCGGGTGGGTTGGTTCCACCGCAGCTGTATCTAACTTTAGATAAGCTAGCTGATGAATATGGCAATCACACTTTAAGAGCAACGACTCGTCAAGGATTTCAGTTGCACGGGATTTTAAAGAAAAATCTTAAGGCATCAATGGCTGCCATCATTAATAGCATGGGTTCGACGCTGGGAGCTTGCGGCGACCTGAACCGCAATGTCATGGCACCTCCAGCGCCGTTTAAAAATAAGCCTGAATATCAGTTTGCCTGGGAATACGCTGATAATATTGCTCAGTTGCTGACACCCCAAACAGGTGCTTATTACGAAATTTGGCTCGATGGTGAAAAAGCAATCAGCGCCGAAGAAAACCCAGAGGTGAAGGCGGCGCGAGAAAAAAATGGCACTGGCACAATCTTCCACGACAAGGAAGAACCCATCTACGGTACTTACTATATGCCACGCAAGTTTAAGGTTTGCGTGACTGTACCAGGAGATAACTCGATAGATTTGTATAGCCAAGACCTCACGTTGGTGGTCATAACTAATGACAACGGAGAGTTAGAAGGATTTGATGTCTTTGCTGGTGGCGGTTTAGGACGGACGCATAATAAAGAAGAAACCTTCGCCAGACTCGCAGATCCAATTTGCTATGTAGACAAGGATGACGTTTACGATATTGTCAAGGCGATTGTTGCGACTCAAAGAGATTATGGCGATCGCACTGACCGCCGTCACGCCAGGTTAAAATATCTCATCCACGATTGGGGCGTTGAGAAGTTCCAGTCAATGGTCGAAAAATACTTTGGCAAGCCACTGGAACCCTTTAAGCCATTGCCAGAGTTCAAATATGAGGACTTTCTCGGCTGGAATGAACAAGGCGATGGTAAGTTGTTCTTGGGTATTTCCGTAGACAACGGTCGGATTAAGGATGAAGGAAACTTCCAACTCAAAACCGCGTTGCGGGAAATAGTTGAGCAGTTTAACTTGCCCATCCGCCTAACACCCCACCACAACGTCATTTTCTACGACATTGAACCGAAGAAGAAGCAAGCTATTCAAAAAATTCTCAACCGTTGCGGTGTTGTTTTTGAACCAGAAAAAATCGATCCTCTTGTGCGGTATGCAATGGCTTGCCCAGCTTTGCCCACTTGCGGTTTGGCAATTACCGAATCAGAACGAGCAATTCCAGGAATTTTAGACCGGATTCATGCCCTTTTGGATAAACTGGGTTTACAAAATGAGCATTTCGTGGTAAGGATGACCGGTTGTCCTAACGGCTGCGCTCGTCCTTACATGGCAGAACTCGGGTTTGTAGGTAGTGCTCCCGAATCTTACCAAGTTTGGCTAGGAGGTTCGCCCAATCAAACCCGGCTGGCATTACCTTACATGGAGCGGCTGCACCATAATGACATAGAAACCCAGCTAGAGCCGATTTTTGCGTACTTCAAAGAGCAGCGCCAGCCAGAAGAAAAATTCGGTGATTTTTGCGACAGAGTTGGTTTTGATGCCATCCGCGAGTTTGCCGCTAAGTACGAATCTCAAACCGTTGCACCGCCGGAAATCACAGACGATGCTGATGGTTTGGTGGAGACGATGGCAGATTCTACCACGGCACCAGTGACAGAAGAAAGTGAGCGTCAGGAAGTGGCGATTGCCTACGGCAGAGCTTCGCTTAACGCTAACACAACGACTGCGACAAGCAAAACCCGCCGTCGCATCACCCTGCAGGATGAGGTTTACAACAAATTGAAGGAAATCTCTCAGCGTCAAGGCAAGCCGATGACTAATTTGGTGAACGAGGCGCTTTTGGATTACTTGAAGAATCTGTAG
- a CDS encoding CmpA/NrtA family ABC transporter substrate-binding protein, with product MAEFSNQFSRRKFLLTAGASAVGSVFLKGCLGNPPDTTNTIQVQQVAAININPADRPETTTVKLGYIPIVEAAPLIIAKEKGFFAKYGMTNVDISKQANWGSARDNVEIGAAGGGIDGGQWQMPMPYLISEGRITKGNRKIPMYVLAQLNTQGNGIAIASKHQGKGIGVQIAGKETFFAQLKSANAAFKAAQTFPGVNQDFWIRYWLAASGVDPDNDIQLLTVPAAQTVANMKTGSMDAFSTGDPWPYRIIKDKIGFMAALTAEIWKNHPEEYFAMRADWVDKNPKATRAILKGIMEAQQWCDNFDNRKELAQILARRNYFNVPVAILNDPFMGKYDMGDGRTIDDRTMAALYWKDEKGSVSYPYKSHDLWFLTESVRWGFLPEDTLANANKLIDKINREDLWREAAKEMGVAAADIPTSTSRGVEEFFDGIKFDPKNPKAYLQSLKIKKVKV from the coding sequence ATGGCTGAATTTTCCAATCAATTTTCTCGGCGGAAATTTCTATTAACTGCTGGAGCTTCTGCGGTGGGGTCTGTATTCCTCAAGGGATGTTTAGGAAACCCCCCTGATACCACGAACACAATTCAAGTACAACAAGTTGCTGCTATCAATATCAATCCAGCAGATAGACCGGAAACAACTACGGTCAAGCTAGGGTACATTCCCATTGTTGAAGCTGCTCCCCTGATTATTGCGAAAGAAAAAGGCTTCTTTGCAAAGTACGGCATGACCAATGTTGATATATCCAAGCAAGCCAACTGGGGTTCAGCAAGAGACAACGTAGAAATTGGAGCTGCTGGAGGTGGGATTGATGGCGGTCAATGGCAGATGCCGATGCCTTATCTAATTTCTGAAGGACGCATTACTAAGGGTAATAGAAAAATACCCATGTATGTCTTGGCTCAATTGAATACTCAAGGTAATGGAATTGCGATCGCAAGTAAACACCAAGGCAAAGGTATCGGTGTACAAATTGCTGGCAAAGAAACGTTTTTTGCTCAACTCAAATCAGCAAATGCTGCGTTTAAAGCTGCCCAAACCTTCCCAGGAGTGAATCAGGATTTTTGGATTCGCTACTGGTTAGCTGCATCGGGTGTTGATCCAGACAATGATATTCAATTGCTGACAGTGCCAGCAGCTCAAACAGTTGCAAATATGAAGACAGGGTCGATGGATGCGTTTAGTACTGGCGACCCTTGGCCCTACCGGATTATCAAAGATAAGATTGGCTTCATGGCGGCACTAACAGCAGAAATCTGGAAAAATCATCCTGAAGAATACTTTGCCATGAGGGCAGATTGGGTTGACAAAAATCCTAAGGCGACCAGAGCAATTTTGAAAGGCATTATGGAAGCGCAGCAATGGTGCGATAACTTTGACAACAGAAAAGAACTTGCTCAAATCCTTGCAAGGCGAAATTACTTCAACGTGCCTGTAGCAATTCTGAACGACCCATTCATGGGCAAATACGACATGGGCGATGGTCGCACCATTGACGATAGAACGATGGCAGCTTTGTACTGGAAAGATGAAAAAGGTAGCGTCTCCTATCCCTACAAGAGCCATGACCTTTGGTTTTTAACAGAAAGTGTACGCTGGGGCTTCTTACCAGAGGATACCTTAGCAAATGCCAACAAGCTGATAGATAAAATCAACCGCGAGGATTTGTGGAGAGAAGCCGCTAAGGAAATGGGCGTTGCTGCTGCTGACATTCCTACAAGTACATCTCGTGGCGTTGAAGAATTTTTTGATGGCATCAAGTTTGACCCAAAAAATCCGAAGGCTTACTTGCAGAGCCTCAAGATTAAAAAAGTGAAAGTTTAG
- a CDS encoding tetratricopeptide repeat protein: MLEQVATALECKDYHTAAKLLKQLQKESPENPLVQFYIGRFHEVMGKHQEAEKVYRQLLRDTTNAKILTQARQGLQRLQEIEEQERQQAISQATADASNAELGVLVLEPVSNEHKTQAVKQFAQIMQIDPYSARLMLPSRGWRLYRSGAIGELKYYGEQLRNSNIPCFWTTLAEIKKIQVFQVKYFQQLTPKATLVCRNHANQVGSLSFDWSEVKGRVLGLLPIFEEVVDRDARGKLERKTQTQDYFHFCDLHLPERGCILRLYDNGYEFQQGIEIAHQASQNTMRINWNNLLSWLDQQLPEAKIWSDFTPFAQTALDQTEILGHIQSHIHLFRREQTNWDPVFHLYSGLAFVKNVTLSQASSNEQ, translated from the coding sequence ATGCTTGAGCAAGTTGCCACCGCCCTTGAGTGCAAAGATTATCACACAGCTGCCAAATTATTGAAACAGTTGCAAAAAGAATCACCAGAAAATCCTTTGGTGCAATTTTATATAGGACGATTCCATGAAGTGATGGGAAAGCATCAGGAGGCGGAAAAAGTTTATCGGCAACTGTTGCGTGATACAACCAATGCCAAAATCTTGACACAAGCACGTCAGGGTTTGCAGCGCCTGCAAGAAATTGAGGAACAAGAACGACAGCAAGCCATTTCCCAAGCAACTGCGGACGCCAGTAACGCGGAACTTGGCGTTCTCGTCTTAGAACCTGTTAGCAATGAACACAAAACCCAAGCCGTGAAACAATTTGCCCAGATTATGCAGATTGACCCCTACAGCGCACGGTTGATGCTACCAAGTCGTGGCTGGCGCTTGTATCGGTCTGGGGCAATAGGAGAACTAAAATATTACGGTGAACAGTTACGAAACTCTAACATTCCCTGTTTCTGGACAACATTAGCTGAAATTAAAAAAATTCAAGTTTTTCAAGTCAAATATTTCCAACAACTTACCCCAAAAGCAACCCTTGTTTGTCGCAATCATGCCAATCAAGTCGGTTCTCTCAGCTTTGACTGGTCAGAAGTCAAAGGACGGGTATTGGGACTGCTACCCATATTTGAGGAAGTTGTAGACAGGGATGCGCGGGGTAAATTAGAACGCAAAACCCAAACCCAAGACTACTTTCATTTTTGCGATTTACATTTACCTGAGAGGGGTTGTATTTTGCGACTTTATGATAATGGCTATGAATTTCAGCAAGGGATAGAAATTGCTCACCAGGCAAGTCAAAATACCATGAGAATTAATTGGAATAACTTACTGAGTTGGCTTGACCAACAATTACCAGAAGCCAAGATTTGGTCAGACTTCACACCTTTTGCCCAAACAGCTTTAGACCAAACAGAAATACTGGGTCACATTCAGTCTCACATTCACCTATTTCGTAGGGAACAGACTAATTGGGACCCAGTATTTCATTTATATAGCGGATTGGCTTTTGTGAAAAATGTTACTCTTTCCCAAGCGTCATCAAATGAACAGTAG
- a CDS encoding DUF6671 family protein, whose product MNKHPLFTNRVAVLATMHHKERVIAPILEQELGIKVIVPQDFDTDSFGTFTREVNRIGTQIEAARCKAEKALLSTGETLALASEGTFGPHPSSPFIPCNREVVFLLDKKNGLEIIGQEISTETNFSHRVVESLEEAQNFADAVGFPEHALVVMLSSSPKSKDEIIKGIKTTEQLVEAVQFALNSSKDGKVYIETDMRALYNPTRMKNIAKATHDLVRKLNNACPNCSCPGFELVQTIKGLPCAWCNSPTQLTIAAIYKCQKCEFSKEKLFPDGLEKADPSQCMYCNP is encoded by the coding sequence ATGAACAAACATCCTCTATTTACCAATCGAGTAGCAGTCTTAGCGACTATGCATCATAAGGAGAGGGTCATCGCTCCAATTCTTGAACAAGAGTTAGGAATAAAAGTTATAGTCCCTCAAGACTTTGATACTGACAGCTTCGGTACATTTACTAGAGAAGTCAACCGGATAGGAACCCAAATTGAAGCAGCAAGGTGCAAAGCAGAAAAAGCACTACTTTCCACAGGTGAAACTTTGGCATTGGCAAGTGAAGGGACATTTGGTCCTCACCCTAGTAGCCCATTTATTCCATGTAACCGGGAAGTTGTCTTCTTATTAGATAAAAAGAATGGGCTAGAAATTATCGGTCAAGAAATTTCCACTGAAACTAACTTCAGCCATAGGGTTGTAGAAAGTTTAGAAGAAGCACAAAATTTTGCAGATGCAGTTGGCTTTCCCGAACACGCCCTAGTTGTCATGCTGAGTTCTTCACCCAAAAGCAAAGATGAAATTATCAAAGGTATTAAGACCACAGAACAACTTGTTGAAGCAGTTCAATTTGCTTTAAACAGTTCCAAAGATGGCAAGGTCTATATAGAAACGGATATGCGTGCGCTATATAACCCAACGAGGATGAAAAATATTGCAAAAGCTACCCACGACCTAGTAAGAAAACTAAATAACGCTTGTCCCAACTGTTCCTGCCCAGGTTTTGAATTAGTTCAAACGATAAAGGGATTACCCTGTGCATGGTGCAACTCACCCACACAGTTAACTATTGCAGCAATATATAAATGTCAAAAATGCGAATTTTCCAAAGAAAAGTTATTCCCAGATGGATTAGAAAAGGCAGACCCGTCGCAATGTATGTACTGCAATCCTTAA
- a CDS encoding toll/interleukin-1 receptor domain-containing protein translates to MKNTQLFDIFLAHNSKDKLEVRAIAQKLTQQGLKPWIDEEQIHPGDSIPTKVQDGLVQSRNFALFIGLQGFGKFPEIWELAAFIMFCSQNNNQRIIPVLLPGVKKLPEGQVFLASIRYLQFHQSINETEPLNELVQIIKKTTTSEEKSFKLSTLSNVSHDGVLTQVEDPHITQGSVTEKDKIVSDLIDKLFDALYSYKIELGIQKFKVIAHNSLFLNGEIEQRFIKNHFSPSFEVANRYKRPAQIISSKPGRTKVGLRANKEDGKEIIYLIARNDNLGGLPGEVRIFFPANNEPAKISGLSL, encoded by the coding sequence ATGAAAAATACTCAATTATTCGATATCTTCTTAGCTCACAATAGCAAGGACAAACTCGAAGTTAGAGCCATTGCTCAAAAACTCACACAGCAAGGTTTGAAACCTTGGATTGATGAGGAGCAAATTCATCCAGGAGATTCTATTCCAACAAAAGTACAGGATGGACTTGTTCAATCGCGTAATTTTGCATTATTTATAGGGTTACAGGGTTTTGGAAAATTTCCTGAAATTTGGGAACTAGCTGCATTCATCATGTTCTGTTCACAAAATAATAACCAGCGTATTATTCCAGTTTTACTGCCAGGTGTTAAGAAACTGCCTGAAGGGCAAGTATTCTTAGCATCAATACGATATTTACAGTTCCATCAGTCAATTAATGAAACTGAACCATTAAATGAATTAGTTCAGATTATTAAAAAAACTACAACCTCAGAAGAAAAATCCTTTAAACTTTCCACACTATCCAATGTAAGTCATGATGGCGTCTTGACTCAAGTTGAAGATCCGCATATTACTCAAGGATCAGTTACGGAAAAAGATAAAATTGTCTCTGACCTTATCGATAAATTATTTGATGCTTTATATAGTTATAAAATTGAGCTAGGAATTCAGAAATTTAAGGTGATTGCCCATAACTCTTTGTTTTTAAATGGAGAAATAGAACAAAGATTTATTAAAAATCACTTTAGTCCATCATTTGAAGTAGCCAATCGCTACAAACGTCCCGCGCAAATCATTTCTAGTAAACCTGGACGAACAAAAGTTGGATTGAGAGCAAACAAGGAAGATGGTAAAGAAATAATATATTTGATTGCTCGTAATGATAATTTAGGTGGATTACCTGGTGAAGTTCGTATTTTTTTTCCTGCTAATAATGAACCAGCTAAAATATCGGGATTAAGTTTATGA
- a CDS encoding type II toxin-antitoxin system RelE family toxin yields the protein MKLIIVISKSVQKQIDDLPNDVRERVVEKIQNLADEPRPDGVIKLKGSDNEYRIRVGDYRVRYEIDDESQLVQLLQCKHRKDVYKK from the coding sequence GTGAAGCTCATTATTGTTATTTCAAAGTCGGTACAAAAGCAGATTGACGACTTGCCAAATGATGTTAGAGAGCGCGTTGTTGAAAAAATCCAAAATCTTGCAGATGAACCGCGTCCTGATGGAGTTATCAAATTAAAAGGCTCTGATAACGAGTATCGTATCCGGGTTGGTGATTATAGAGTTCGCTATGAGATTGATGATGAAAGTCAACTCGTGCAACTTTTACAGTGCAAGCATCGGAAAGATGTTTATAAAAAATAA